In a single window of the Oscarella lobularis chromosome 4, ooOscLobu1.1, whole genome shotgun sequence genome:
- the LOC136186226 gene encoding DBH-like monooxygenase protein 1: protein MLSVVVFLLSLQLASSLTADPQLSQKYPSKLSLDEAENYWLYWSVDHNAGTITFAVQVNTPGWIGLGISPNGKMPDSDIVTGWVKDGEGYLQDRMSTGRTLPAIDPIQDVQLLSSSETNQITTLEFKRKVRACEPNDRSIEIGTSRLIWAYNAEDPDSPDSLKFHEQNKGWRSVNLLDGRVTDVPMPDDVMHVDAKMDNIYVPPVETTYWCKTFTLPKFSSEANIIGYDPVIQAGNEGFVHHVVIYRCNNITGFQLDHDAPCGANMPDEVSKCRGASPVAAWAVGGRGERFPSDVGLPFGGDSGLYTILIETHYDNPNKYSGHSDNSGIRFYYTRSERKYKASSISFGHQIGVNMFLPAEQKAIKVSSLCPSDCTKAGLPDDGVTVLYTLLHAHTAGRALRLRHFRDGTELPDIARNDNYDFNYQDTVRPVRETKIYPGDLLVTECTYSTVDRSANTFAGLGTQEEMCFAYLTVYPAPVLQNCVSMPTTSVFLDFVRQAGDNGWARFKGLSIPDLYVGLDTLNVSAHAEAQTAYYKYLSNSDKTVFCTSTSGLLVPWTSVFKMPQGIDSQPTETPVETSCDGLVNGESSLKVFSWLLLFGVIQKWAL, encoded by the exons ATGCTCtcagtcgtcgtttttcttctctctctgcAGCTTGCGAGCTCACTGACGGCAGACCCTCAACTGAGCCAAAAATATCCCTCCAAGCTGAGcctcgacgaagcggagaACTACTGGCTCTATTGGAGCGTGGACCACAATGCAGGGACCATCACGTTCGCCGTTCAGGTGAACACGCCGGGCTGGATTGGACTGGGCATATCTCCCAACGGCAAGATGCCTGATTCGGACATTGTAACGGGTTGGGTCAAAGACGGTGAAGGATATTTACAG GATCGCATGTCAACTGGCAGGACCCTGCCGGCAATCGATCCCATTCAAGACGTCCAACtattgtcgtcgtcagagACAAATCAAATAACGACGCTAGAATTCAAGCGAAAAGTGCGCGCTTGTGAACCTAACGACCGTTCGATTGAG ATCGGCACGTCGCGACTGATATGGGCGTACAACGCCGAAGATCCAGACTCGCCGGATTCGCTCAAGTTCCACGAGCAAAATAAGGGATGGAGAAGCGTGAACTTGCTCGACGGAAGGGTGACTGATGTTCCCATgcccgatgacgtcatgcacgTCGACGCAAAGATGGACAAC ATATATGTGCCTCCTGTTGAGACAACCTATTGGTGCAAAACATTCACTTTGCCCAAGTTCAGCTCAGAAGCGAATATAATCGGG TATGATCCTGTGATTCAGGCAGGCAACGAAGGATTTGTTCATCACGTCGTTATTTATCGGTGCAACAACATCACTGGCTTTCAACTCGATCACGACGCCCCGTGCGGTGCAAACATGCCGGATGAGGTATCAAAATGCCGAGGAGCTTCTCCAGTAGCTGCTTGGGCAGTAGGTGGACGG GGAGAAAGATTTCCGTCTGATGTTGGGCTTCCGTTTGGCGGTGATAGCGGATTGTACACCATTCTGATAGAGACTCACTATGACAATCCAAATAAATATTCAG GGCATTCTGACAATTCAGGCATACGGTTTTACTACACACGGTCTGAGCGGAAGTACAAGgcgtcgtcaatttcgttTGGTCATCAAATAGGCGTAAATATGTTTCTGCCAGCCGAGCAAAAAGCCATCAAAGTGTCTTCGCTATGCCCATCAGATTGCACCAAAGCG GGATTGCCAGATGATGGTGTCACTGTACTGTACACTCTTTTACATGCGCATACTGCAG GACGAGCTCTGCGACTTCGTCACTTTCGCGATGGTACAGAACTGCCGGATATTGCTAGAAACGACAACTATGATTTCAATTATCAA GATACAGTGCGTCCAGTCAGGGAAACGAAAATATATCCT GGAGACTTACTAGTGACAGAGTGTACGTACAGTACCGTTGATCGCTCGGCCAACACCTTT GCTGGTCTAGGAACTCAAGAGGAGATGTGTTTTGCTTATTTAACCGTCTACCCTGCCCCCGTCCTTCAAAATTGTGTGAGCATGCCCACTACTTCTGTCTTCCTGGATTTCGTTCGCCAAGCTGGCGA CAACGGTTGGGCTCGGTTCAAAGGACTGAGTATACCAGACCTTTATGTTGGTTTAGATACTCTTAACGTGTCGGCGCACGCCGAAGCTCAAACTGCCTACTATAAATATTTATCAAATTCTGACAAAACCGTATTTTGTACGTCAACATCGGGTTTACTTGTT CCGTGGACCTCAGTGTTCAAGATGCCGCAGGGCATAGATTCACAGCCCACTGAAACGCCGGTTGAAACCTCTTGCGACGGACTGGTGAATGGCGAAAGTTCTTTGAAAGTGTTCTCTTGGCTGCTTCTGTTTGGCGTGATCCAGAAATGGGCACTTTGA